The following proteins are encoded in a genomic region of Saccharopolyspora antimicrobica:
- the pabB gene encoding aminodeoxychorismate synthase component I, with protein MLRTLLIDNYDSFTYNLNDLLHRVNGAAPHVVTNDTPWSDIDLSRYDSIVVSPGPGRPQRERDLGISALALKQTQIPVLGICLGHQGISHLHGGRVEHAPEPMHGRVCEVHHSGTDLFSGLPSPFKAVRYHSLAAGDLPADVEPLAWTADGVVMALRSLRAPQWGVQFHPESILSEFGADLLYNFRRLVEDRGSGSEPTAPARRRSRYRIECREIDALPETQELFVDLYGASENAFWLDSSSADRGVGRFTIMGDDSGPLAEHLSYSVSAGAWTITSRGRSEEVAAGFFDHLNEELANRRVEHPSRLPIDFNLGYVGALGYELKAETGVRNQHVSPLPDAQLIFADRAIVVDHQARRTYLLALIDPRAPETMSGSADWLDQTSDVVQRHSAAAGARASEAPGTEAGERPQIRFDQTRSAYLDSIAACLEAITDGESYEICLTNTGETSRLADPLRTYLRLRSTSPVPFGAYLRAGSTAVLSASPERFVEVRRDGRVQAKPIKGTRPRGETPEADAELVRDLATNVKDQAENLMIVDLLRNDLHRVCAVGSVHVPKLFDVETYSHVHQLVSTIEGQLAAGSTAVDCIRAAFPGGSMTGAPKVRTMEIIDSLERRARGYYSGAIGWLSLSGAADLNIVIRTLVNDERSCTFGVGGAIVSLSDPEEEYRETLVKSQAMVSALDATIEDI; from the coding sequence TTGCTGCGGACGTTGCTTATCGACAACTACGATTCCTTCACCTACAACCTGAACGACCTCCTGCACCGCGTCAACGGCGCGGCCCCTCACGTGGTCACCAATGACACGCCCTGGTCGGACATCGACCTCTCCCGGTACGACTCCATCGTCGTCTCCCCCGGACCGGGTCGCCCGCAGCGGGAGCGCGATCTCGGCATCTCGGCACTCGCGCTGAAGCAGACCCAGATCCCCGTCCTCGGCATATGCCTCGGGCACCAGGGGATCTCCCACCTGCACGGTGGCCGCGTCGAACACGCCCCCGAGCCGATGCACGGCCGGGTGTGCGAGGTGCACCATTCCGGGACGGACCTGTTCTCGGGCCTTCCCTCGCCTTTCAAGGCGGTTCGCTACCACTCGCTCGCCGCAGGTGATCTGCCTGCCGACGTCGAGCCGTTGGCCTGGACCGCCGACGGCGTCGTCATGGCCCTTCGCAGCCTGCGCGCACCGCAGTGGGGCGTGCAATTCCACCCCGAATCGATTCTCAGCGAATTCGGCGCCGATCTGCTCTACAACTTCCGGAGGCTGGTGGAGGACCGGGGTTCAGGATCCGAGCCGACCGCACCCGCCCGCCGGCGGTCGCGGTACCGGATCGAGTGCCGGGAGATCGACGCCCTCCCCGAGACCCAGGAGCTGTTCGTCGACCTCTACGGTGCCTCGGAGAACGCGTTCTGGCTCGACAGCTCCAGCGCCGACCGCGGTGTCGGCCGGTTCACGATCATGGGGGACGACTCGGGCCCGCTCGCCGAGCATCTCAGCTACTCCGTCTCCGCCGGCGCCTGGACGATCACTTCCCGCGGCCGGTCCGAAGAGGTCGCAGCGGGTTTCTTCGACCACCTCAACGAAGAGCTCGCGAACCGCCGGGTCGAGCACCCGTCGCGGCTGCCGATCGACTTCAACCTGGGATACGTCGGCGCTCTCGGCTACGAGCTCAAGGCGGAGACCGGTGTGCGGAACCAGCACGTCTCACCGCTGCCGGACGCCCAGCTCATCTTCGCCGACCGGGCGATCGTGGTGGATCACCAGGCTCGCCGCACCTACCTGCTGGCGCTGATCGACCCACGCGCCCCCGAGACGATGAGCGGCAGCGCGGACTGGCTCGACCAGACCTCCGACGTCGTGCAGCGGCACTCCGCAGCGGCTGGAGCACGCGCTTCGGAAGCACCCGGCACCGAGGCCGGCGAGCGACCGCAGATCCGCTTCGACCAAACGCGCAGCGCATACCTGGACAGCATCGCCGCCTGCCTGGAAGCGATCACCGACGGAGAGTCGTACGAGATCTGCCTCACCAACACCGGTGAGACCTCTCGGCTGGCCGATCCGCTGCGGACCTACCTGCGGCTCCGGTCGACGAGCCCGGTCCCGTTCGGGGCGTACTTGCGCGCCGGCAGCACGGCGGTTCTGAGCGCCTCCCCCGAGCGGTTCGTCGAGGTGCGCCGGGACGGCCGCGTTCAGGCGAAGCCGATCAAGGGCACCCGCCCGCGCGGTGAAACGCCGGAAGCCGACGCCGAACTCGTGCGCGACCTGGCGACCAACGTCAAGGACCAGGCGGAGAACCTGATGATCGTCGACCTCCTCCGCAACGACCTGCACCGCGTGTGCGCGGTGGGCAGCGTGCACGTGCCCAAGTTGTTCGACGTCGAGACGTACTCGCACGTCCACCAGCTCGTCAGCACCATCGAAGGGCAGCTCGCAGCCGGTAGCACGGCTGTGGACTGCATACGCGCCGCCTTCCCCGGCGGGTCGATGACGGGTGCGCCGAAGGTCCGCACCATGGAGATCATCGACTCGCTCGAGCGGAGAGCACGGGGCTACTACTCCGGTGCCATCGGCTGGCTCTCGCTGAGCGGCGCGGCCGATCTGAACATCGTCATCCGGACGCTGGTCAACGACGAGCGGTCCTGCACCTTCGGTGTCGGCGGAGCGATCGTCTCGCTGTCCGACCCCGAGGAGGAGTACCGCGAGACGCTGGTGAAGTCGCAGGCCATGGTTTCGGCCCTCGACGCGACCATTGAGGACATCTGA
- the prmC gene encoding peptide chain release factor N(5)-glutamine methyltransferase — protein sequence MSPRTSQPGYDVIVVGNGALGSSLAVELAGRQGSVALIGPAHRPYAASAAAGAMLGCFGEVTTALLDNAHGMTKFDLDLKAKDIWPEWLQNISDGTSDGTELLTASGTTVLLNTVGSGPIDSGNYAAIRAMLDKYDEPYESVDPADISWLDPDPNSRPLEALHIPGEHAVDSGRLLRRLERTAEDRGVHVVDDQAVSLVNSDGQVRGVVLASGATLSARKVVLAGGVGSQDLIDSVPGLGACIPRLVAGYGVSVVMTTQDGTQPESVIRTPNRAFACGLHVVPRGLGRVYVGATNIINPRPLADPVLRDLEFLTGCAHRQIRRNLWSSSIVQVNVGNRPVSLDGFPLLGETPLDGLWMMTGTYRDGLFLSPLLAREFARRLAGEEPELDLDAFTPERAPLEGVSREAVIDTTVEHMLATGYEHHWNIPTDWQEYLAADLKPIYTRWADEIDAGFTPPPELLASSRLHPHMVEWLRAYYDNCRAKFGAPASAEVRTVRDQVDRAQEVLTSAQVWAPRQDVLALAAHVTNSTPESLDLDASLTGSSAEEFWSLVRRRADRVPLEYLTGRATLFDLEFHVNEGVFIPRVHSEAMIENALARCSVNRLRAVDLCTGSGAIALAIARLRSDSTVTGVDISAAAVQCARRNADRLQEKIPNPAEFIEGDASDPNLLTDLDGGVDLITANPPYVPHSLQIPPEWAVYQPTEAIYSGWDGLDLTRSIVATAARLLKKGGVLAIEHYDTVVDDVVDILRSAGFTSVTSHTDHDGFARYVVAQYLEA from the coding sequence ATGAGTCCCCGTACTTCCCAGCCCGGTTACGACGTGATCGTCGTGGGCAACGGTGCCCTCGGCTCGTCGCTCGCCGTCGAGTTGGCCGGGCGTCAAGGATCGGTCGCGCTGATCGGTCCGGCGCACCGCCCGTACGCGGCCTCGGCTGCGGCCGGCGCCATGCTCGGCTGCTTCGGCGAGGTCACGACGGCGCTGCTGGACAACGCGCACGGCATGACGAAGTTCGATCTCGACCTCAAGGCCAAGGACATCTGGCCGGAGTGGTTGCAGAACATCTCCGACGGCACGTCCGACGGCACCGAGCTCCTCACCGCATCGGGCACGACGGTGCTGCTCAACACGGTCGGCAGCGGCCCGATCGACTCGGGGAACTACGCCGCGATCCGCGCGATGCTCGACAAGTACGACGAGCCCTACGAGAGCGTCGACCCCGCCGACATCTCCTGGCTCGACCCGGACCCGAACTCGCGTCCGCTGGAGGCCCTGCACATTCCGGGCGAGCACGCGGTGGACTCCGGGCGACTCCTGCGGCGGCTGGAGCGCACCGCCGAGGACCGGGGCGTGCACGTCGTGGACGACCAGGCCGTTTCGCTGGTCAACAGCGATGGGCAGGTCCGCGGCGTCGTGCTCGCCAGCGGCGCGACGTTGAGCGCCCGGAAGGTGGTGCTGGCGGGCGGTGTCGGCTCCCAGGACCTGATCGACTCGGTTCCCGGCCTCGGTGCGTGCATCCCGCGCCTGGTCGCCGGGTACGGGGTGTCGGTCGTGATGACCACGCAGGACGGCACGCAGCCCGAGTCGGTGATCCGCACGCCGAACCGCGCCTTCGCCTGCGGTCTGCACGTCGTGCCCCGGGGTCTGGGGCGCGTGTACGTCGGCGCGACCAACATCATCAACCCGCGGCCGCTCGCCGACCCGGTGCTGCGCGACCTCGAGTTCCTGACCGGCTGCGCGCACCGGCAGATCCGCCGGAACCTGTGGTCCAGCAGCATCGTCCAGGTCAACGTCGGGAACCGGCCGGTTTCGCTCGACGGCTTCCCGCTGCTCGGTGAGACGCCGCTGGACGGCCTGTGGATGATGACCGGCACCTACCGCGACGGGTTGTTCCTCTCGCCGCTGCTGGCGCGGGAGTTCGCCCGGCGGCTGGCGGGCGAGGAACCCGAGCTCGACCTCGACGCCTTCACCCCGGAGCGCGCGCCGCTGGAAGGCGTGTCCCGCGAGGCAGTGATCGACACGACCGTCGAGCACATGCTCGCGACCGGCTACGAGCACCACTGGAACATCCCGACCGACTGGCAGGAGTACCTGGCGGCCGACCTGAAGCCGATCTACACGCGGTGGGCGGACGAGATCGACGCCGGGTTCACCCCGCCGCCCGAGCTCCTCGCCTCCTCGCGGCTGCACCCGCACATGGTCGAATGGCTGCGGGCCTACTACGACAACTGCCGTGCGAAGTTCGGCGCCCCGGCGAGCGCGGAAGTCCGCACCGTCCGGGATCAGGTCGACAGAGCGCAGGAAGTCCTCACCTCCGCACAGGTCTGGGCGCCCCGGCAGGACGTTCTCGCCCTCGCCGCGCACGTGACCAACAGCACCCCGGAGAGCCTGGACCTCGACGCGTCCCTCACCGGATCCAGTGCCGAGGAGTTCTGGTCGTTGGTGCGACGCCGGGCCGACCGGGTGCCGCTCGAGTACCTGACCGGCCGCGCAACGCTGTTCGACCTGGAATTCCACGTCAACGAAGGCGTTTTCATCCCGCGCGTCCACTCCGAGGCGATGATCGAGAACGCGCTCGCGCGGTGCTCCGTCAACCGTCTCCGCGCGGTGGACCTGTGCACCGGGTCCGGCGCCATCGCGCTGGCCATCGCCCGGTTGCGCTCCGACTCGACCGTGACCGGCGTCGACATCTCCGCCGCGGCCGTGCAGTGCGCACGGCGCAACGCCGACCGGCTGCAGGAGAAGATCCCGAACCCGGCGGAGTTCATCGAGGGCGACGCGTCCGATCCCAACCTGCTGACCGATCTGGACGGTGGAGTGGACCTGATCACGGCGAACCCGCCGTACGTCCCGCACAGTCTGCAGATTCCGCCGGAGTGGGCCGTCTACCAGCCCACCGAGGCGATCTACTCGGGGTGGGACGGGCTCGACCTCACGCGCTCGATCGTGGCGACCGCGGCGCGCCTGCTGAAGAAGGGCGGAGTGCTGGCGATCGAGCACTACGACACCGTGGTCGACGACGTCGTGGACATCCTGCGGTCGGCCGGGTTCACCTCGGTGACCAGCCACACCGATCACGACGGTTTCGCCCGCTACGTCGTCGCGCAGTACCTGGAGGCATGA
- a CDS encoding chorismate mutase family protein: MAENSAESSPLTKLRGELDNIDERLLDIVRERIDCCVRIARHKNEHGIPMMQPHRIGIVQERAANYGRAHDVDPDFLRRLYDLIIGETCRVEDIVMGNSPSN, translated from the coding sequence ATGGCGGAAAACTCAGCGGAATCCTCCCCATTGACGAAGCTGCGGGGCGAACTCGACAACATCGACGAACGACTTCTCGACATAGTCAGGGAACGCATCGATTGCTGCGTCCGCATCGCCCGGCACAAGAATGAGCACGGCATCCCCATGATGCAGCCCCACCGCATCGGGATCGTCCAGGAGCGGGCCGCGAATTACGGCCGGGCCCACGACGTCGATCCCGATTTCCTGCGCCGGCTCTACGACCTCATCATCGGCGAGACGTGCCGGGTCGAAGACATCGTGATGGGAAACAGTCCGTCGAATTGA
- a CDS encoding 2-dehydropantoate 2-reductase N-terminal domain-containing protein, with translation MVDEQRARHDADPRPRVAVIGYGNVGRLFGDLLAKAAWHVTAIDPHSPPEPSPAGGVPDLRVQADIGRPTPELRQALSDIDVVIVAVPERAALAAVDVIDECVAHDVTIVETLSRKARFLQAAEDVLAPRPLVSLNPLFHPSLGWVGNTVTASVVRGGSNVDRLLHLIGEAGAQVHHLSPGEHDRCVTVVQAVAHAVILGFATTLPRLGLPPADVIACSPPPARALLALAARVLTANPETYWDIQNSGEPGATARTALRDSVDELDNQVLTGDDTAFELAFARLRTWLGDDLDRFADDAAHLLGALVARRSDSRTADR, from the coding sequence ATGGTCGACGAGCAGCGCGCGCGGCACGACGCGGACCCGCGCCCCCGGGTCGCGGTCATCGGCTACGGCAACGTCGGCCGCTTGTTCGGCGACCTGCTGGCCAAGGCGGCCTGGCACGTCACAGCGATCGACCCGCACTCCCCTCCGGAACCGTCACCCGCGGGCGGCGTTCCCGACCTCCGCGTGCAGGCCGACATCGGCCGGCCCACGCCCGAACTCCGGCAAGCGCTCTCCGACATCGACGTGGTGATCGTCGCGGTGCCCGAGCGGGCGGCGCTGGCCGCCGTCGACGTCATCGACGAATGCGTTGCCCACGACGTCACCATCGTCGAGACGCTGTCCCGCAAAGCGCGTTTCCTCCAGGCCGCCGAGGACGTTCTCGCGCCACGGCCGCTGGTGAGCCTCAACCCGCTCTTCCACCCGTCTCTCGGGTGGGTCGGGAACACCGTGACCGCGTCCGTCGTGCGAGGCGGCTCGAACGTGGACCGGCTGCTCCACCTGATCGGTGAAGCCGGTGCCCAAGTGCACCACCTCTCGCCCGGGGAGCACGACCGGTGCGTGACGGTCGTCCAGGCAGTGGCGCATGCCGTCATTCTCGGCTTCGCCACCACGCTGCCGCGTCTCGGTCTGCCGCCGGCCGACGTGATCGCCTGTTCGCCCCCGCCTGCCCGAGCCCTGCTGGCGCTCGCGGCCCGGGTGCTGACGGCGAACCCGGAGACCTACTGGGACATCCAGAACTCCGGAGAACCGGGCGCGACGGCGCGAACCGCACTGCGGGACTCGGTGGACGAACTGGACAACCAGGTGCTCACCGGAGACGACACCGCCTTCGAGCTCGCGTTCGCCCGGTTGCGGACGTGGCTCGGCGACGACCTCGACCGGTTCGCAGACGATGCGGCGCACCTGCTCGGCGCGCTGGTGGCCCGGAGAAGCGATTCCCGCACCGCGGACCGATGA
- a CDS encoding amidohydrolase family protein, with the protein MALTGCTAPPAPEHGAGTIIGQATNIALSHHAGTRVLAFDAGNVLWVLPVAGGQARRLTEDAEDATWPSFFPDGKRIAFQSFRNGVYDIASVDVVSGAVERLTRGPQYDVDPCVSPDGSRVAYVSDAGGTSAVWLLDRADGRPRPLVGTDDERAYRAPTWHPDGQRIAYVAGDSAVEVLHLATGDRKVLHTAPAGQSFRGTSYGPSGDLAYVLVDGPRSTLFRNGTALSAAAEEVAPLPPAWLSGDELAYGADGEIRRRRTGDRDFVAIPFSAALAAPGSPPEIRRPIALPEQSALRGIVGPALSPDASTVCFRALNALWLLRLGGAAEKIVDDGYSNADPSWAPDGRSIVYSSDRGGVANLWRHTIGEGCEPLTDLPDGAFVPSVDPSGDRIAFQDEAGTTSVLDLTTSEIRELVPAGDYPGKPSWSPDGRYVAMTVTRPASERDTAGYNDIMVVDVETGNSTIQSIAPHRSIATRNGDGPLWSPDGKSLIAVVDSLVHRVPVDRDGTITGPPTPLSELVADSVSVSASGDVLFLSLGKVVIVGGKQYTPPITCRQRKPPPSATIRAGALWDGHSDGYRENVDIKIENGFITAIDHARPDVTPTVDASTKCVIPGLIDVHNHWHFRGRQWGSRQGPLWLAYGVTTSRSPGDPAYQMLETRESIHSGAAVGPRFLGSGEPLDGTRNSFAFMRTVSSEEQLARELQRVIALDYNVVKSYQRLPVTLERSLVKQLRAQGIPVVSHYLYPAVATGLNGMEHTGGGNRLGYSRTLSAAGGRTAEDTIRLLSSSDMWVSSTLLFANEMFVDSPDLVEDRRTKVLFPWWEYERLKEKVRQAAGPGNELNRAWTRGDVDLLLRVHRAGGLVVAGTDAPLDDIGISIHQNLRAMVKHGFSAVDALRTATSNAAVALGAEGELGCLRAGARADLLIIDGDPLREIRDTARIERVFVDAQEYDVAGLLAPFENLPDCRGARPQPYAPQTCCRRGN; encoded by the coding sequence GTGGCACTGACCGGGTGCACCGCGCCGCCGGCACCGGAGCACGGTGCTGGGACCATCATCGGCCAGGCCACCAACATCGCCCTCTCGCACCACGCCGGAACGCGCGTTCTGGCCTTCGACGCGGGCAACGTGCTGTGGGTCCTCCCGGTCGCCGGCGGGCAGGCCCGGCGGCTCACCGAGGACGCCGAGGACGCGACCTGGCCGTCGTTCTTCCCCGACGGGAAGCGGATCGCCTTCCAGTCCTTCCGCAACGGGGTCTACGACATCGCTTCCGTCGACGTGGTGTCCGGGGCCGTCGAACGGCTGACGCGCGGCCCGCAGTACGACGTGGACCCGTGCGTGTCCCCGGACGGGAGCCGCGTCGCGTACGTGTCCGACGCCGGAGGCACCAGCGCGGTGTGGCTGCTCGACCGCGCCGACGGCCGGCCCCGACCGCTGGTCGGTACCGACGACGAGCGCGCCTACCGCGCGCCCACGTGGCATCCGGACGGTCAACGGATCGCCTACGTCGCTGGTGACTCGGCTGTCGAGGTCCTGCATCTCGCCACCGGCGACCGGAAAGTCCTCCACACGGCTCCAGCGGGGCAGTCGTTCCGGGGCACGTCCTACGGCCCGAGCGGCGATCTCGCCTACGTGCTGGTGGACGGCCCGCGGTCCACGCTCTTCCGCAACGGAACCGCTCTGTCCGCCGCTGCCGAAGAGGTCGCCCCGCTCCCACCCGCGTGGTTGTCGGGAGACGAGCTCGCGTACGGCGCCGACGGCGAAATACGCCGACGCCGCACCGGAGACCGGGACTTCGTGGCGATCCCCTTCAGCGCAGCCCTGGCGGCCCCGGGCAGTCCACCGGAAATCCGGCGGCCGATCGCCTTGCCCGAGCAGTCGGCACTGCGCGGCATCGTCGGCCCCGCTCTTTCCCCTGACGCCTCCACGGTCTGCTTCCGCGCCCTGAACGCTCTCTGGTTGCTGCGGCTGGGCGGAGCAGCGGAGAAGATCGTGGATGACGGCTACTCCAACGCCGACCCTTCCTGGGCGCCCGACGGCCGGTCCATCGTGTACTCCAGCGACCGGGGCGGTGTGGCCAATCTCTGGCGGCACACCATCGGCGAGGGCTGCGAGCCCCTGACCGATCTTCCGGACGGAGCTTTCGTCCCGAGCGTCGACCCGAGCGGTGACCGGATCGCCTTCCAGGACGAGGCCGGGACGACTTCGGTGCTCGACCTCACCACGAGCGAGATCCGCGAACTCGTGCCCGCCGGCGACTACCCGGGCAAACCGTCCTGGTCCCCTGACGGCCGCTACGTCGCGATGACCGTCACGAGGCCGGCCTCGGAACGCGATACCGCCGGTTACAACGACATCATGGTGGTGGACGTCGAGACCGGGAACAGCACGATCCAGTCGATCGCACCGCACCGGTCCATCGCGACCCGCAACGGCGACGGGCCGCTGTGGTCGCCGGATGGGAAGTCGCTCATCGCCGTGGTGGACAGCCTGGTGCACCGCGTGCCCGTGGACCGCGACGGAACGATCACGGGCCCTCCCACGCCGCTGTCCGAGCTGGTGGCTGATTCGGTCTCCGTCTCCGCTTCCGGAGACGTTCTCTTCCTGTCCCTCGGGAAAGTGGTGATCGTCGGCGGGAAGCAGTACACGCCACCCATCACGTGCCGGCAGCGGAAACCACCGCCCTCAGCCACGATCCGGGCGGGGGCGCTGTGGGACGGGCACTCCGACGGGTACCGCGAGAACGTCGACATCAAGATCGAGAACGGCTTCATCACCGCTATCGATCACGCGCGGCCCGATGTCACGCCCACGGTGGACGCGAGCACCAAGTGCGTCATTCCCGGACTGATCGACGTGCACAACCACTGGCACTTCCGCGGCCGCCAGTGGGGCAGCAGACAGGGCCCGCTCTGGCTCGCCTACGGCGTCACCACCAGCCGCTCACCCGGCGACCCGGCATATCAGATGCTGGAAACCCGCGAGTCGATCCACTCCGGGGCCGCCGTGGGCCCGCGCTTCCTCGGTTCGGGCGAGCCGCTGGACGGCACCCGCAACTCGTTCGCGTTCATGCGCACTGTTTCGTCCGAGGAGCAACTCGCCCGGGAGCTGCAGCGCGTCATCGCGCTCGACTACAACGTCGTCAAGTCGTACCAGCGCCTGCCCGTCACCTTGGAACGCTCGCTCGTCAAGCAGCTGCGCGCCCAGGGCATCCCCGTTGTCTCGCACTACCTCTACCCCGCCGTTGCGACCGGCCTCAACGGCATGGAACACACCGGCGGCGGAAACAGGCTCGGCTACTCGCGCACGCTCAGCGCTGCTGGAGGCCGGACGGCCGAGGACACGATCCGCCTGCTCAGCTCCTCGGACATGTGGGTGTCCTCCACGCTCCTCTTCGCCAACGAGATGTTCGTCGACTCTCCCGACCTAGTCGAAGATCGTCGTACCAAGGTCCTCTTCCCCTGGTGGGAGTACGAGCGTCTCAAGGAGAAGGTGCGGCAGGCCGCCGGCCCCGGCAACGAGCTCAACCGAGCCTGGACACGAGGCGACGTCGATCTCCTGCTCCGCGTCCACCGGGCGGGCGGGCTCGTCGTCGCCGGCACGGACGCGCCGCTGGACGACATCGGCATCAGCATCCACCAGAACCTCCGCGCCATGGTGAAGCACGGCTTCTCCGCGGTCGACGCGCTGAGAACCGCGACCTCCAACGCCGCAGTCGCCCTCGGCGCCGAAGGAGAGCTGGGCTGCCTCAGAGCAGGGGCGCGGGCCGATCTCCTGATCATCGACGGTGACCCCCTCCGGGAGATCCGAGACACCGCGCGCATCGAACGCGTCTTCGTCGACGCCCAGGAATACGACGTAGCAGGCCTCCTGGCGCCGTTCGAGAACCTGCCCGATTGCCGCGGCGCCCGACCGCAGCCCTACGCACCGCAAACCTGCTGCAGGAGAGGAAACTGA
- a CDS encoding aminotransferase class I/II-fold pyridoxal phosphate-dependent enzyme — protein sequence MTSVNDVLPTNRIVRRSAATTDMYDRAVKASLTGHTITGRSGKTVRLSDGSECVEFVSCSYLGLDDHPRLIQAARSAIDKYGIHFSSSRNSMQPVEIDELEELFGEIYPGMTSVVFNSVSSVHLGVLPLLGAGILKGYPISGNGPLFIIDRTAHASMQCIRGVLEQTGPAIRFRSEEPDTLTAALAQAQSENRTPIVLVDGIGSMGGLIDVAGISEAVGEERGYVYIDDAHGTSISGPHGAGYAFEALGNRIPPQVLLVGSLSKAFGGSGGVILVHSPADAEVLRREANPMVFGHSNMITHVVANAESARMHLDGTVATLQDQLWANVALFDKCTTRNVVNAGAPSPIRGLAMETEEAAFQSAVRLREAGVLCFPVFYPVVARGTGLLRFAISAKHTPVQIESIAHHITTV from the coding sequence GTGACCAGCGTGAATGATGTGCTGCCGACCAACCGGATCGTTCGGCGGTCCGCGGCCACCACGGACATGTACGACAGAGCGGTCAAAGCCTCGCTGACCGGGCACACCATCACCGGCCGTTCCGGAAAGACGGTTCGGCTGTCGGACGGGTCCGAATGCGTGGAGTTCGTGTCGTGCTCATACCTGGGGCTGGACGACCACCCGCGCCTGATCCAGGCGGCGCGCTCCGCGATCGACAAGTACGGAATCCACTTCTCCTCCTCGCGCAACAGCATGCAGCCCGTCGAGATCGACGAGCTGGAGGAGCTGTTCGGCGAGATCTACCCCGGCATGACCAGCGTGGTGTTCAACTCCGTCAGCAGCGTTCACCTGGGGGTGCTGCCCCTGCTCGGAGCGGGCATCCTGAAGGGGTACCCGATCTCCGGGAACGGCCCGCTGTTCATCATCGACCGGACGGCGCACGCATCGATGCAGTGCATTCGCGGCGTCCTGGAGCAGACCGGCCCGGCCATCCGGTTCCGCAGCGAGGAACCCGACACCCTCACCGCAGCCCTGGCCCAGGCCCAGTCGGAGAACCGGACCCCGATCGTGCTGGTCGACGGAATCGGATCGATGGGCGGGCTGATCGACGTCGCCGGCATCAGCGAAGCCGTCGGCGAAGAACGCGGGTACGTCTACATCGACGACGCGCACGGGACCTCGATCAGCGGGCCCCACGGCGCCGGCTACGCCTTCGAGGCGCTGGGCAACCGGATTCCCCCGCAGGTGCTGCTGGTCGGTTCGCTGTCGAAGGCCTTCGGCGGCTCCGGTGGCGTCATCCTCGTGCACTCGCCTGCGGATGCGGAGGTGTTGCGCCGCGAAGCCAACCCGATGGTCTTCGGCCACTCCAACATGATCACCCACGTGGTGGCGAACGCGGAATCCGCGCGCATGCACCTGGACGGAACGGTCGCCACGCTCCAGGACCAGCTGTGGGCGAACGTCGCGCTCTTCGACAAGTGCACCACCCGCAACGTCGTCAACGCCGGAGCGCCTTCACCGATCCGCGGGCTGGCCATGGAAACCGAAGAGGCCGCGTTCCAGAGCGCAGTGCGACTGCGCGAGGCGGGCGTCCTCTGCTTCCCGGTCTTCTACCCGGTCGTCGCCCGGGGCACCGGGCTGCTGCGCTTCGCGATCTCCGCCAAGCACACGCCGGTCCAGATCGAGTCGATCGCCCACCACATCACCACAGTCTGA